The Lichenicola cladoniae sequence ACCGTCTGGGGCCAGACGAAGCGCCCGCGATCCAGGCGCTTGGCATACAGCGACAGTCCAAGCCCGTCATGCCAAAGCGCCTTGAGCAACGAACCGGTGCGGCCGCGGAAAACAAAGACGTCGCCCGCGAACGGGTCGCGGCCAAATCCCTCCTGCACCAGCAGCGCCAGGCCCGGCA is a genomic window containing:
- the tnpB gene encoding IS66 family insertion sequence element accessory protein TnpB (TnpB, as the term is used for proteins encoded by IS66 family insertion elements, is considered an accessory protein, since TnpC, encoded by a neighboring gene, is a DDE family transposase.) translates to MIPIASGVRIWIATGHTDMRRGMPGLALLVQEGFGRDPFAGDVFVFRGRTGSLLKALWHDGLGLSLYAKRLDRGRFVWPQTVDGVVALTAGQMSYLLEGIDWRNPQQTWRPQSAG